One window of Cryobacterium arcticum genomic DNA carries:
- a CDS encoding MOSC domain-containing protein gives MSAPQTGTVVAVSRDDKHRFSKPVVPSISLLAGHGIEGDSHAGPTTQHRYLIRTDPTRANLTQVHLVRSELFAELEDEGFTVSAGQLGENITTAGIDLLALPVGTRLHLGADAVVEVTGMRDPCSMIDKFQQGLKKTLKTTDASGRILRKAGIMGIVVVDGTVAPGDELRVELPAGEHVPLGVV, from the coding sequence ATGAGCGCACCGCAGACCGGAACCGTCGTGGCCGTGAGCCGGGATGACAAGCACCGGTTCAGCAAGCCCGTCGTGCCGAGTATCAGCCTGCTGGCCGGTCACGGCATCGAGGGTGACTCGCACGCCGGCCCCACCACCCAGCACCGTTACCTGATTCGCACCGACCCGACCAGGGCCAACCTCACCCAGGTGCACCTGGTGCGCTCCGAGCTGTTCGCGGAGCTGGAGGACGAAGGATTCACGGTGTCGGCCGGGCAGCTCGGCGAGAACATCACCACCGCCGGGATCGACCTTCTCGCCCTGCCGGTGGGCACCCGTCTGCACCTCGGCGCCGACGCCGTCGTGGAGGTCACCGGCATGCGCGACCCGTGCTCGATGATCGACAAGTTTCAGCAGGGCCTCAAGAAAACCCTGAAGACAACGGATGCGTCGGGCCGGATCCTGCGCAAGGCCGGCATCATGGGCATCGTCGTCGTGGACGGCACCGTGGCCCCTGGCGACGAGCTGCGGGTGGAACTACCCGCCGGCGAGCACGTACCCCTGGGCGTGGTCTAG
- a CDS encoding GNAT family N-acetyltransferase, with protein MNTVLAHEPDASRYALYLDGELAAVADYAAHGDTLSFNHTFTDPARRGQGLAGQVVTFAMDDVEKTSHRAVSPDCWYVAKWFDKHPERAGLLRVRS; from the coding sequence GTGAACACAGTCCTCGCCCATGAACCGGATGCCTCCCGCTACGCCCTCTACCTCGACGGCGAGCTCGCCGCCGTGGCGGACTACGCGGCACATGGCGACACGCTCTCGTTCAACCACACCTTCACCGACCCGGCCCGGCGCGGCCAGGGCCTGGCCGGCCAGGTCGTGACCTTCGCCATGGACGACGTGGAGAAGACGAGCCACCGGGCCGTCTCACCGGACTGCTGGTACGTGGCCAAGTGGTTCGACAAGCATCCGGAGCGCGCCGGCCTGCTGCGGGTGCGCAGCTAA
- a CDS encoding TM0106 family RecB-like putative nuclease, with translation MFLLDSTVIFSASDLGAAAGCEWAVMRTLDAKLGRVAAVPDAGDAMLRRAGSLGDEHELRYLEKLRGTRQVVEFARPSMRELPQAAAQTADAFRAGADVLFQATFFDGRFVGFADFIMRTESGSYEVFDTKLARSAKITALLQVAAYSDQLDRLGIPTGENVHLLLGDGRTSTHRLRDILPVYRKRRARLERLIDERVADPDPTEWGDPRYAACGRCAACTLEVEAHRDVLLVAGMRLTQRRHLLEAGITTIEQLAASSGPVDGLVEATVEALRAQARLQLVSRQLASGETGHADAPAFEVYNPVALGALPAPDAGDIFFDFEGDPLYSEAAVGDDTVEWGLDYLFGLIEEDGTFRAFWAHDYAEERQALIDFLAYVAERRAVHPNLHIYHYAAYERTHLLSLAARHGVGEDAVDDLLRANVLVDLYPVVKKSLRVGSHSYSIKKLEPLYMGDDHREGVDNAADSITEYADSRALYRDGDLAGAQAKLDAIADYNEYDCLSTLRLRDWLLARADEAGVPRAASRDLELDIPVREPSPVYLALAAQVADAPPGDRTPDQTAIALASAAIDYHRREGKKFWQEHFDRLRNAADEWSATRDVLIVAHATVDRDWALVGRDRNLSRVLRIEGEAAPGSSLKLGQRPFLLYDAPYPPLVQTGEPGSRVAHERTEITGLVDEATGEEVLYVTEKLGRGIEPYDQLPMALAPATPPPPGTQVPAIAEWGQQVLDALPAMLPDAALDILRRVPPRRVSDRGVASSDRRSSLSRPGDPASTSGGDITAAIRDSLLSIDRSYLAVQGPPGTGKTYTGSRVIAELVRDHGWKIGVVAQSHATVENMLSAVLKAGLAAGHVGKKAKAGEESRETGWTALAPSRFAEFTGQAGGFVLGGTAWDFSNAQRIEPGSLDLLVIDEAGQFSLASTIASAVAARRLLLLGDPQQLPQVSQGSHPEPVDVSALGWLTDGHDVLPSEFGYFLAKSWRMHPAVCAPVSRLSYEGKLESRAADRHLDGVEPGLHPLPVPHTLNSTSSPEEADAVVELIRSLLGRAWTVGGVSTPLGQGDLIVVAPYNAQVEVIRERLALAGWHDVSVGTVDKFQGREAAVAIVSLAASSAEEVPRGLEFLLLANRLNVAISRAQWAAYLLYSPALTDALPHNAGTLAQLSAFIELVEG, from the coding sequence GTGTTCTTGCTCGATTCCACAGTGATCTTCAGCGCCAGCGACCTCGGCGCCGCCGCGGGCTGCGAGTGGGCCGTGATGCGCACCCTCGACGCCAAGCTCGGCCGGGTCGCGGCCGTACCCGACGCGGGCGACGCCATGCTGCGCCGGGCCGGGTCCCTCGGTGATGAGCACGAACTGCGCTACCTCGAGAAGCTGCGCGGCACCCGCCAGGTCGTCGAGTTCGCCCGGCCGTCGATGCGGGAACTGCCGCAAGCCGCCGCCCAGACCGCCGACGCCTTCCGGGCCGGCGCGGATGTGCTCTTCCAGGCCACCTTCTTCGACGGCCGGTTCGTGGGGTTCGCCGACTTCATCATGCGCACCGAGTCCGGCTCCTACGAGGTCTTCGACACCAAGCTGGCCCGCTCGGCCAAGATCACCGCGCTGCTGCAGGTCGCCGCCTACAGTGACCAACTCGACAGGCTGGGCATCCCCACCGGCGAGAACGTGCACCTGCTGCTCGGCGACGGGCGCACGAGCACCCACCGGCTGCGCGACATCCTGCCGGTCTACCGCAAGCGCCGGGCCCGGCTCGAACGCCTGATTGACGAGAGGGTGGCCGACCCAGACCCCACGGAGTGGGGCGACCCGCGCTATGCCGCCTGCGGGCGCTGTGCGGCGTGCACCCTCGAGGTGGAGGCCCACCGAGACGTGCTCCTCGTCGCCGGCATGCGGCTCACCCAGCGGCGACACTTGCTCGAGGCGGGCATCACGACCATCGAGCAGCTCGCCGCGAGCAGCGGCCCGGTCGACGGTCTCGTCGAGGCCACGGTGGAGGCCCTCCGGGCGCAGGCGCGGCTGCAGCTGGTCTCCCGGCAACTCGCCAGCGGTGAGACCGGCCACGCCGACGCCCCGGCTTTCGAGGTGTACAACCCGGTGGCGCTCGGCGCGCTGCCCGCACCGGATGCCGGCGACATCTTCTTCGACTTCGAGGGCGACCCGCTCTACAGCGAGGCGGCCGTGGGCGACGACACCGTCGAATGGGGGCTGGACTACCTGTTCGGACTCATCGAGGAGGACGGCACCTTCCGGGCTTTCTGGGCGCACGACTACGCCGAGGAACGCCAAGCCCTCATCGACTTCCTCGCCTACGTGGCAGAGCGCCGTGCCGTGCATCCCAACCTGCACATCTACCACTACGCCGCGTACGAACGCACCCACCTGCTGTCCCTCGCCGCCCGGCACGGCGTGGGCGAAGACGCCGTCGACGACCTGCTGCGCGCCAACGTGCTCGTTGACCTCTACCCGGTGGTCAAGAAGAGCCTGCGGGTGGGCTCGCACAGCTACTCGATCAAGAAGCTCGAGCCGCTCTACATGGGCGACGACCACCGCGAGGGCGTCGACAACGCGGCGGACTCGATCACCGAATACGCCGACTCCCGGGCCCTGTACCGCGACGGCGACCTCGCCGGCGCCCAGGCCAAGCTCGATGCCATCGCCGACTACAACGAGTACGACTGCCTCTCCACGCTGCGGCTGCGCGACTGGCTGCTCGCCCGGGCCGACGAGGCGGGCGTGCCGCGCGCGGCGTCCCGAGACCTCGAGCTGGACATCCCGGTGCGGGAGCCCAGCCCGGTCTACCTGGCGTTGGCGGCACAGGTGGCGGATGCGCCGCCCGGCGACCGCACCCCGGACCAGACCGCTATCGCCCTGGCCAGCGCCGCCATCGACTATCACCGCCGCGAAGGCAAGAAGTTCTGGCAGGAGCACTTCGACCGGCTGCGGAACGCCGCCGACGAGTGGTCGGCCACCCGCGACGTGCTGATCGTGGCGCACGCCACGGTCGACCGCGACTGGGCCCTGGTGGGCCGGGACCGCAACCTCTCCCGGGTGCTGCGCATCGAGGGCGAGGCCGCGCCGGGCAGCTCGCTCAAGCTCGGCCAGCGGCCGTTCCTGCTCTACGACGCGCCATACCCGCCGCTCGTGCAGACCGGCGAGCCCGGCTCCCGGGTGGCCCACGAACGCACCGAGATCACCGGCCTAGTCGACGAGGCCACCGGTGAGGAGGTGCTCTACGTGACCGAGAAGCTCGGCCGTGGCATTGAGCCCTACGACCAGCTGCCGATGGCCCTCGCGCCTGCCACGCCGCCGCCGCCGGGCACGCAGGTGCCCGCGATCGCCGAGTGGGGCCAGCAGGTGCTCGATGCCCTGCCGGCGATGCTGCCGGACGCGGCGCTGGACATCCTGCGACGGGTTCCGCCCCGCCGGGTCTCCGATCGTGGAGTGGCCTCGTCCGATCGTCGGTCGAGCTTGTCGAGACCCGGTGACCCGGCCTCGACCAGCGGCGGCGACATCACCGCGGCTATCCGTGACAGCCTGCTCAGCATCGACCGCTCCTACCTGGCGGTGCAGGGGCCGCCCGGCACCGGCAAGACCTACACCGGTTCCCGGGTCATCGCGGAGCTCGTGCGCGACCACGGCTGGAAGATCGGCGTGGTGGCCCAGTCGCACGCGACCGTGGAGAACATGCTCTCCGCCGTCCTCAAGGCGGGCCTGGCGGCCGGGCACGTGGGCAAGAAGGCCAAGGCGGGGGAGGAATCCCGGGAAACCGGGTGGACGGCCCTGGCGCCCAGCCGGTTCGCCGAGTTCACCGGGCAGGCCGGCGGTTTCGTGCTCGGTGGCACGGCCTGGGACTTCAGCAACGCCCAGCGCATCGAACCCGGCTCGCTCGACCTCCTCGTGATCGACGAGGCCGGCCAGTTCTCGCTGGCCAGCACCATCGCCTCCGCCGTCGCGGCCCGGCGCCTGCTGCTTCTCGGCGACCCGCAGCAGCTGCCGCAGGTGAGCCAGGGTTCCCATCCCGAACCGGTCGACGTCTCGGCGCTCGGCTGGCTCACCGACGGCCACGACGTGTTGCCGAGCGAGTTCGGCTACTTCCTCGCCAAGAGCTGGCGCATGCACCCGGCCGTGTGCGCGCCGGTGTCGCGGCTCTCCTACGAGGGCAAGCTGGAATCCCGGGCCGCCGACCGGCACCTCGACGGCGTCGAGCCCGGCCTGCATCCGCTGCCCGTGCCGCACACCCTCAACTCCACCTCGTCGCCGGAGGAGGCCGACGCCGTGGTCGAGCTCATCCGCTCACTGCTGGGCCGCGCCTGGACCGTCGGCGGGGTGAGCACCCCGCTCGGGCAGGGGGACCTCATCGTGGTGGCGCCCTACAACGCCCAGGTCGAGGTGATCCGCGAACGGCTCGCCCTGGCCGGCTGGCACGATGTCAGCGTGGGCACCGTCGACAAGTTCCAGGGCCGTGAGGCCGCGGTGGCGATAGTGTCGCTTGCCGCGTCCAGTGCCGAAGAGGTGCCGCGGGGGCTGGAGTTCCTGCTCCTGGCCAACCGGCTCAACGTGGCCATCTCACGGGCCCAGTGGGCGGCGTACCTGCTCTATTCGCCCGCGCTCACGGATGCCTTGCCGCACAACGCCGGCACGCTGGCGCAGCTGAGTGCCTTCATCGAGCTCGTCGAGGGCTGA
- a CDS encoding cytochrome c oxidase subunit 4, whose protein sequence is MRANIRLFWVLAGFFLVADIAYTVWNLIVNAQKLAANTIAPPGAPVEWVGTVVLGLTCVLAAFIAFYLGRVHKAQGGELPQDIATANIDDDDPELGFFSPFSWWPIILAASIATVFLGLAVGFWLCFIGAGVAVIALVGWTYEYYRGLFGR, encoded by the coding sequence ATGCGAGCCAATATCAGGCTGTTCTGGGTGCTCGCGGGTTTCTTCCTGGTCGCTGACATCGCCTATACGGTGTGGAACCTCATCGTCAACGCTCAGAAGCTCGCCGCGAACACCATCGCCCCGCCCGGCGCTCCGGTGGAGTGGGTGGGCACCGTCGTGCTCGGACTCACCTGCGTGCTGGCCGCCTTCATCGCCTTCTACCTCGGCCGGGTGCACAAGGCCCAGGGCGGGGAGCTGCCGCAGGACATCGCGACGGCGAACATCGACGATGACGACCCCGAGCTCGGGTTCTTCAGCCCGTTCAGCTGGTGGCCGATCATCCTGGCCGCCTCCATCGCCACGGTTTTCCTCGGGCTCGCCGTGGGCTTCTGGCTCTGCTTCATCGGCGCGGGCGTCGCCGTTATCGCGCTCGTCGGTTGGACCTACGAGTACTACCGGGGGCTATTCGGTCGCTGA
- a CDS encoding DUF4433 domain-containing protein produces the protein MNEECIHGLDGELCALCFPPAAPVASTVPAVRAPRASRARTPEAPTALRTVVAPITTGTAKTKRHDDNVGEQRIYHLTHIRNLPGILATGRLLADNSEAWEERPVVDISSPENRQARREALVAGPDSPAVAGHVPFFLSPNALVWENIRAQSLDPRLSEDAHDAAAFDFVILVSTVKKVLDQQVATAADPTVTHFAVTDGDAAFASTRFGATADSADRLLRTLRADLDSDAILKAELLVPGEVPFGLITLIGVANDRVRDAVKPILAAASHKPKVAVYPPWFHPTEEL, from the coding sequence GTGAACGAGGAATGCATCCACGGACTGGACGGGGAGCTCTGCGCCCTGTGTTTCCCACCCGCCGCCCCCGTCGCATCGACCGTACCCGCCGTGCGTGCCCCGCGCGCCAGCCGCGCCCGCACGCCCGAGGCACCCACCGCACTGCGGACCGTCGTGGCACCGATCACGACGGGCACCGCCAAGACCAAGCGCCACGACGACAACGTCGGCGAACAGCGCATCTACCACCTCACCCACATCCGTAACCTGCCCGGCATCCTCGCCACCGGCCGGCTGCTGGCCGACAACAGTGAGGCCTGGGAAGAGCGTCCGGTTGTCGACATCTCGTCGCCCGAGAACCGCCAGGCCCGCCGCGAGGCCCTCGTTGCCGGACCCGACAGCCCTGCCGTCGCCGGTCACGTTCCGTTCTTCCTGTCGCCCAACGCCCTGGTCTGGGAGAACATCCGCGCCCAGTCGCTCGACCCCCGCCTCTCCGAGGACGCGCACGACGCCGCTGCCTTCGACTTCGTGATCCTGGTCTCCACGGTCAAGAAGGTGCTCGACCAGCAGGTCGCCACGGCCGCCGACCCCACGGTCACCCACTTCGCGGTGACGGATGGCGATGCCGCCTTCGCGAGCACCCGCTTCGGCGCCACGGCCGACAGCGCCGACCGCCTGCTGCGCACCCTGCGCGCCGACCTGGACTCGGACGCGATCCTCAAGGCCGAGCTGCTGGTTCCCGGCGAGGTTCCCTTCGGTTTGATCACCCTCATCGGCGTTGCCAACGACCGGGTGCGGGATGCGGTCAAGCCGATCCTCGCCGCGGCCAGCCACAAGCCCAAGGTCGCCGTCTACCCGCCGTGGTTCCACCCCACCGAAGAGCTCTAG
- a CDS encoding MarR family winged helix-turn-helix transcriptional regulator, with protein MDTNETDTVQGLNQAQLQAWMRFVAVVELVPGLLDSQLQRDSDLSHFEYYVLAMLSEAPNRTLRMTGLSSMTNSSLPRLSHVVRRLEERGLVQRSPCPTDRRATNASLTAEGWAVVQEAAPGHIRTVRENVIDPLTDEQVAQLNAISNQLLQKLDPTNRLNTGAPEGA; from the coding sequence ATGGACACGAACGAGACAGACACCGTGCAGGGACTCAACCAGGCTCAATTGCAGGCCTGGATGCGTTTTGTCGCCGTCGTCGAACTCGTCCCCGGTCTGCTGGACTCCCAGTTGCAGCGCGACTCCGACCTCAGCCACTTCGAGTACTACGTGCTCGCGATGCTCTCCGAGGCGCCCAACCGCACCCTGCGGATGACCGGGCTCTCGTCGATGACCAACTCCAGCCTCCCGCGCCTCTCCCACGTGGTGCGCCGTCTCGAGGAGCGCGGCCTGGTGCAGCGCAGCCCGTGCCCGACCGACCGCCGGGCCACGAACGCCTCACTCACCGCGGAGGGCTGGGCCGTCGTGCAGGAGGCTGCCCCCGGGCACATCCGCACGGTGCGGGAGAACGTGATCGACCCGCTCACCGACGAACAGGTAGCCCAGCTCAACGCCATCTCCAACCAGTTGCTGCAGAAGCTCGACCCCACCAACCGCCTCAACACCGGGGCACCCGAAGGAGCCTGA
- a CDS encoding endonuclease/exonuclease/phosphatase family protein, which yields MKVISYNLRKNRASGELLALAERYDPDLLCLQECDTLDLPAEVGLLHLADSTTRNRLGLAVYYRRDRFTARKTQTFALKKSLHDRVLTPAHERLIGTLLYDMAAERELVVASFHAAPLTALNSLRRNQIRSAHAELNVLGPNLPTLMVGDYNYPIFKKHLSNEVKESGYDLTLSDSRTYTRYKFFRGHFDLATSVGLTIDNIETLPRGTSDHMPILVTSSYGDATDGDAVLRPKQTVAPVEGEFSI from the coding sequence GTGAAGGTCATCAGCTACAACCTCCGCAAGAACCGTGCCAGCGGAGAGCTTCTCGCACTCGCGGAACGATACGACCCCGACCTGCTGTGTCTGCAGGAATGCGACACTCTCGACCTGCCGGCCGAGGTGGGACTGCTGCACCTGGCGGATTCCACCACGCGCAACCGGCTCGGTCTGGCCGTGTACTACCGGCGGGACCGGTTCACCGCCCGCAAGACGCAGACGTTCGCGTTGAAGAAGTCGCTGCACGACAGGGTGCTCACCCCGGCACACGAACGCCTCATCGGAACGCTCCTGTACGACATGGCCGCGGAGCGCGAGCTGGTCGTGGCGTCGTTCCACGCCGCCCCGCTCACGGCGCTCAACTCCCTGCGCCGCAACCAGATCCGGTCGGCGCACGCCGAGCTCAATGTGCTCGGCCCCAACCTGCCGACGCTGATGGTGGGCGACTACAACTACCCGATCTTCAAGAAGCACCTCAGCAACGAGGTGAAGGAATCCGGGTACGACCTCACCCTGAGCGACAGCCGCACCTACACGCGGTACAAGTTCTTCCGCGGCCACTTCGACCTGGCCACGTCGGTGGGCCTCACGATCGACAACATCGAGACGTTGCCACGCGGCACCTCAGACCACATGCCGATCCTGGTCACTTCGTCGTACGGCGACGCGACCGATGGCGACGCGGTGCTCCGCCCGAAGCAGACGGTCGCGCCCGTCGAGGGCGAGTTCTCGATCTGA
- a CDS encoding NADPH-dependent F420 reductase, which translates to MTSVSIIGAGNMGTAIAAIAATGGATVQLLAQDAEKTAAAAANAGSTVVSGAAGDVLTGDIVVLALPYPAVAGVLAQYAGQLDGKIVVDITNPLDFATFDSLVVPADGSAAQVIAETVPGARVLKAFNTTFAATLATGSVGGAVPTTVLVAGDDASAKEALIAVITAGGVAAIDAGALKRARELEALGFLQLTLAAGGAINWTGGFALVK; encoded by the coding sequence ATGACGAGCGTCAGCATCATCGGAGCAGGCAACATGGGCACGGCCATCGCAGCGATCGCGGCCACGGGAGGAGCAACCGTGCAGCTTCTCGCGCAGGACGCCGAGAAGACCGCCGCAGCCGCGGCCAATGCTGGGTCCACCGTCGTGTCGGGCGCGGCCGGAGACGTCCTCACCGGCGACATCGTCGTCCTCGCCCTGCCCTATCCGGCCGTCGCCGGTGTGCTCGCCCAGTACGCGGGCCAGCTCGACGGCAAGATCGTCGTGGACATCACCAACCCGCTCGACTTCGCCACCTTCGACTCACTGGTCGTGCCGGCCGACGGCTCGGCCGCGCAGGTCATCGCCGAGACGGTTCCGGGCGCCCGCGTGCTCAAGGCGTTCAACACCACCTTCGCCGCGACCCTCGCCACCGGTTCCGTCGGCGGCGCCGTGCCCACCACGGTGCTGGTCGCCGGCGATGACGCATCCGCCAAGGAGGCCCTGATCGCCGTGATCACCGCCGGTGGCGTGGCCGCGATCGACGCCGGAGCCCTCAAGCGCGCCCGGGAGCTCGAGGCCCTCGGCTTCCTGCAGCTCACTCTCGCCGCCGGTGGCGCCATCAACTGGACCGGCGGCTTCGCCTTGGTCAAGTAG
- a CDS encoding cupin domain-containing protein, translating to MTTNPADSRLATRRTASGEFIERLVRPALAVELGLEPHPEGGWYRRTWTSPVSVTLTDADGSERTRPAATLIHFLLPAGEFSAWHRVASSEIWIWNGQGTVELELGGDGDEPETEETAILGGRLLRGERSQVIIPENVWQRTVPSDDDALVSCVVSPGFDFADFSME from the coding sequence ATGACAACGAACCCAGCGGACAGCCGCCTCGCCACCCGCCGCACGGCCTCCGGCGAGTTCATCGAACGGCTGGTGCGCCCGGCGCTCGCCGTGGAGCTCGGCCTCGAGCCGCATCCCGAGGGCGGCTGGTACCGGCGCACCTGGACGTCACCTGTTTCGGTGACGCTCACGGATGCCGACGGCTCCGAGCGCACTCGCCCGGCGGCCACGCTCATCCACTTCCTGTTGCCGGCGGGGGAGTTCTCCGCATGGCACCGGGTCGCCTCCAGCGAGATCTGGATCTGGAACGGCCAGGGCACCGTGGAACTGGAGCTGGGCGGCGACGGCGACGAGCCGGAAACCGAGGAGACCGCCATTCTGGGCGGCCGATTGCTGCGTGGCGAACGCAGCCAGGTGATCATCCCCGAGAACGTCTGGCAGCGCACAGTGCCGAGCGATGACGACGCCCTGGTGAGCTGCGTCGTGTCTCCCGGCTTCGACTTCGCCGACTTCTCCATGGAGTGA
- a CDS encoding putative bifunctional diguanylate cyclase/phosphodiesterase codes for MIASERVAATLHFTARAGTATVLLPRNRNGQLPVVLVDPVDEQGAVAHGLWLSHDIAGSDYHWTEPVRSTTRYDSGDSPTAWPAGPHSITTSATARELSSPDSADLTDSLTGLPGRIQLMERMKRCRSDGNRTPSAVLLVVNLDRFSMVNDGLGHDAGDAVLVYAAQRIVGATRAGDTVARLGADEFLVLCEGADAQRGRTIAKRIVTALQEPVSLGGYELRITASVGIANVTAETNPTDALREAGAAMQRAKVKGRNRTAQFEEGRSAQALRWLDLQQALALALQRDEFVLHYQPITTITGGIAAGVEALVRWNRPGHGLIPPDEFISVAESSGLIEPLGAWVLGEALRQLSAWKLTDRVPPGFYVSVNLSPVQLMDRSLVSNITRTIADHGLVGAELTLEMTETALIDDEEIMLATVDALASAGISLSIDDFGTGYSSLARLRHLPAKQLKVDRSFVAGMTTDSRDAALVAAVIGLAHEFGMTCVAEGVETAEQLDELTRLGCDYAQGYLLGRPMKSADLEKVWDQAVAV; via the coding sequence ATGATCGCCTCTGAACGAGTCGCTGCCACCCTGCACTTCACCGCCCGCGCGGGAACGGCCACTGTGCTGCTCCCCCGCAACCGCAACGGGCAGCTTCCCGTCGTTCTCGTCGATCCCGTCGACGAGCAGGGTGCCGTCGCCCACGGACTGTGGCTCAGCCACGACATCGCCGGCAGCGACTACCACTGGACCGAGCCCGTCCGGTCCACCACCCGATACGATTCCGGCGACTCCCCCACTGCCTGGCCGGCCGGACCGCACAGCATCACGACATCAGCCACGGCCAGGGAGCTCTCGAGCCCGGACTCCGCCGACCTCACCGATTCGCTCACCGGCCTGCCCGGGCGCATCCAGCTCATGGAGCGCATGAAGCGCTGTCGATCCGACGGCAACCGCACGCCCAGCGCCGTCTTGCTCGTCGTGAATCTCGACCGGTTCAGCATGGTCAACGACGGACTCGGCCATGACGCCGGGGACGCCGTTCTCGTCTACGCCGCACAGCGGATCGTCGGGGCCACGCGGGCCGGTGACACTGTTGCCCGGCTCGGTGCCGACGAGTTCCTCGTGCTCTGTGAAGGAGCCGACGCCCAGCGCGGACGCACCATTGCGAAGCGAATTGTGACCGCACTGCAGGAACCGGTGAGCCTGGGCGGCTATGAGCTGCGCATCACGGCATCGGTGGGAATCGCCAACGTCACCGCGGAGACCAATCCGACCGACGCCCTCCGCGAGGCCGGGGCAGCCATGCAACGCGCAAAGGTCAAGGGCCGTAACCGAACGGCACAGTTCGAGGAAGGACGCAGCGCTCAGGCACTGCGGTGGCTCGATCTGCAGCAGGCGCTGGCCCTCGCTCTTCAGCGTGACGAATTCGTTCTGCACTACCAGCCCATCACCACCATCACCGGTGGGATCGCCGCGGGCGTCGAGGCTCTGGTCAGGTGGAACCGCCCCGGCCACGGGCTGATTCCGCCGGACGAGTTCATTTCGGTCGCCGAGAGCAGCGGACTCATCGAGCCTCTGGGAGCCTGGGTACTCGGAGAAGCTCTCCGCCAGCTCAGCGCCTGGAAGCTCACCGACCGGGTACCGCCGGGCTTCTACGTCTCCGTCAACCTCTCCCCCGTGCAACTGATGGACCGAAGCTTGGTCAGCAACATCACCCGTACCATCGCGGACCACGGTCTGGTCGGCGCGGAGCTGACGCTGGAGATGACCGAGACCGCGCTCATCGACGACGAAGAGATCATGCTGGCGACAGTCGACGCTCTCGCATCCGCCGGCATCTCGCTCTCCATCGACGACTTCGGCACGGGATATTCGTCGCTCGCCCGGCTCCGTCACCTGCCCGCCAAGCAGCTGAAGGTCGACCGCTCCTTCGTCGCCGGCATGACAACCGACAGCAGGGATGCCGCCCTGGTCGCGGCCGTCATCGGACTCGCCCACGAGTTCGGCATGACCTGCGTGGCCGAGGGCGTCGAGACTGCGGAACAGCTGGATGAGCTCACGCGGCTCGGCTGCGACTACGCCCAGGGATACCTGCTCGGGCGTCCGATGAAGTCGGCCGACCTTGAAAAGGTCTGGGATCAGGCCGTGGCCGTCTAG
- a CDS encoding DUF4097 family beta strand repeat-containing protein: MSDTSSPPGRPRPPAAGYGSVQQPSAQQPSAQQSAPPRVTPTVPSPPPPSVPPPSGGPRPTPLWRTLLYILVPIVGLGLLVAAFVFALSGRSGPVDLRADLAAGTSLSVQVPNAAVSLEPSADDQVHVRMTGSFFGNQPTLSATTTGGVTEVRGGCRPQIFSRCAITVAVQLPRSLPVTVTGQNGRITASALTGRVTLTTTNGAIDTDGTVGRVALQTTNGDIRVSGATSKIVEAGTTNGSVTLEFADAPDSVDASSTNGSVTVRVPVDGVDYLVNARTTNGSVNTDSVPSDSTSRRSITAETTNGAVTVEALD, translated from the coding sequence ATGTCCGACACCTCGTCGCCGCCCGGCCGCCCGCGCCCGCCGGCGGCGGGGTACGGGTCGGTGCAGCAGCCGTCGGCACAGCAGCCGTCGGCGCAGCAGTCCGCACCTCCGCGTGTTACGCCGACGGTGCCGTCTCCGCCGCCGCCGTCCGTTCCACCGCCGTCGGGCGGTCCGCGGCCCACTCCCCTGTGGCGCACACTGCTGTACATCCTCGTGCCCATTGTGGGCCTGGGGCTGTTGGTCGCCGCGTTCGTCTTCGCCCTGTCCGGACGCAGCGGGCCGGTCGACCTGCGGGCCGACCTGGCCGCGGGAACGAGCCTGAGCGTGCAGGTGCCCAACGCCGCCGTCAGCCTCGAGCCGAGCGCGGACGACCAGGTTCACGTGCGCATGACGGGTTCGTTCTTCGGCAACCAGCCCACCCTGAGCGCCACCACCACGGGCGGAGTGACGGAGGTGCGCGGCGGCTGCCGCCCGCAGATCTTCTCGCGCTGCGCCATCACCGTGGCCGTGCAGCTTCCCCGGTCGCTGCCGGTCACGGTAACGGGGCAGAACGGCCGCATCACCGCATCCGCCCTCACCGGACGCGTCACGCTCACCACCACCAACGGCGCCATCGACACCGACGGAACCGTGGGCCGCGTGGCCCTGCAGACCACCAACGGCGATATCCGGGTGAGCGGCGCCACCTCCAAGATCGTCGAGGCCGGCACCACGAACGGCTCCGTCACCCTGGAGTTCGCCGATGCGCCCGACTCGGTGGATGCGTCGAGCACGAACGGGTCGGTCACCGTGCGGGTGCCCGTGGACGGGGTGGACTACCTGGTCAACGCCCGCACCACCAACGGCTCCGTGAACACCGACTCGGTGCCCTCCGACAGCACCTCCCGGCGTTCGATCACCGCGGAGACCACCAACGGCGCCGTCACGGTGGAGGCCCTTGACTAG